AACATAGACACagattgaaacggagggagtacatgtTTTCATGCAACAAATACTCATGATATTTGTAACAGTTTTATATTCAAGATAGATTTTTCCATAACCTTAGAGCAAATTGATCCAAAGTTTTCAATCGAACAAACAGTTAAAACGAAGAAATATCAGAATTGAATGGGAGATCGATCACATGTACAAgcacagaagaagaaaaaccaGAATATTGGATTAAACGAGATATGTGAACAAAGTCGAAACATCAGGGATTTCCTTACAAAGAACTATCTGCTTTTGGAGTTGTTTTTATGAAGACATGTCCTGGCATTGTGTCCTTTTCCTAAGCACACGCTGCAGCTATAAGTTCTCTTTACTCGGGTCTTGATTGTTGCAACAACTTTAGTGTCGAATTCATTCTTTTGGTGGCATGTCCTTCTATTATGTCCACTTCTTTGACACTTGCTGCAATGATGATTAACCTTAACTGTCTTTTTCGGTACAATTAAGCTCAACTTTAAGCAGGTTCTTCTGTTATGACCCTTTGTTCCACATAATCCACATCTATAATGTCTATCCATATTGTCTCGAATTTCTGGACAGTAGTTACTCCTATGCCCTTCCTGTCCACAATGTCTACAGTAAAATTTCACCCCTGCAATTAGAAAATGACAGTAAGATGTTGCGCCAGAATATCAAGAATTATGTGCAGCAAGCCAAATGGTGAACTCAACTTATTGTGACTAGTAAATGAAAGGAAACAAGAGTAAAATCTTTCCattgtttttttctctctttttctctatACCTTCTCGTTTTACGTGCTGTATATAGACAAGCATAGAGACCATGATGTAGCTCACGAAGAACGTAATCTAGCTTGCACGTATAGTTTGTTGTGTTGTACATTTGTGCTAATGATGCTAGTCAGGTAGCCCAATTGTATGGAGTCATTATAAAATGGTATACACCAATCATTTTCTTTAGAGTGACAGTTCAAGATCCTTAAAGAAGCATTCAAGGAGTGGCACTTGACATTTTCGTTACAGCTATGATATATCcaaagaagaaagcaaaaacatcattaatttaAGTGTGACATGAACAAAAACTTTATAGACCTTTCATGGATATGCTTCTCTTGCGGCGGTTATCTGGATTGCGGAAGTAACTTTTCATGGATTCTGAGGCACGTTTCCTAGCGGCAGGTGTCCCCTTTGCTTTCTGCATAACAAGTATCATGGCAAGAAGGTGAATGCAATATGAGCTTATGGATTAGAGCGATGCATATCAAGCTATAGTTACACATAGCTAGAGGTCAATCATTCAGATATGAAGTTAACAAGTCCAACCTTAATAGCAGCTACTCTTTGTGCATGAAGCATCGGATCACCATGGATAATCTTCATCCTTTTACTAAATAATCCAGTCTTGGCATTTAGGCTCTGCAATCATCCAACTAAACAAAAAAGATTATATTCAAGAAATGGCAAATCGGTAAAAAAGTTTAACATTTCGCATGAGGAACCAAAGATCATCCAAATAAAAGGTTCACGACATTGTCCAAGCAATCGTGGTAAAATAGAAACATCAAAACAAGAAAACCAAGTGACTAAACTTTGATCGAAGAGGGTGCTAACAGAAAAATGAATACTAACTTTTAGTGATCTGCTGATCTTCAAATTGACTTCTGTGTTGGGAGATTGATAGACACGCTTGGTTTTTCTTTTCGCGTCAAGCTTTATGTCTAAGTCGTCCACTTCATCGTCTTCCTTTACTTTTAAAGGGGAACTGAAAAGGATCATGTAGATTTTTTATATAGCAAAATTAACTAAATTTGCAGAGAACCATTGCTTCTATACTATAAATAGAAAGAAAGGATGATTATAACACAAGATGTATAGTGCAGAATATAAAACAAAGGTTACTTTAACTCCTTCAACTACATAAAACCAAATGCCATACTTAAGCCAAATGTGGCGATGTGAACATGTTGGTATATATTGAGAGTAGCACAATGACGAAAACTTGATTATCGAGCAAAAGTACATGCCGGATGTAATAATATTACAACGAGAACACATGGCTTTGGCAAACTGGAATCTAACTGAAACTTGAGGCGGGAAAAATTACCTTGATCGAGCTTTCTCCCAAGGCCGTTCATCGATAGATTCTTCCCAAATGACACAATCACCACCACACTGATGACAAGTTATCATACCCTGCCGTACATGAAAACTTATACTAAGGACATAACTCTTATACGATACTCCAACTTACATATCAAGTGTATATACAGGTAATTTAGAGCTCAATAAACATGATCTACAAAAGAAGTTACCTTTCCATTACACAACGAACAATCTAAGTTGGATCTCTCTATTCCACATTCAGTACATGGAGTGTAGCCTCTTCCTCTGCAGCTTGGACAAGGCAATTCTCTTATATACTGGCCATTTGGGCCAAACCATGATCTCGGACTCGATGCACTAGATATGGCCTTCCtggaaaatgataaaaatacagATCAAAGATGGATAGTTAACTTGCTCAGGAGATAATTACGAGTAAATACACGAAAGGGGGATTCTTATCATGAGGATGGGGTATATAGTTTGTTCTTCAATTATCAAAATATCCAGTCTATGTAGTTTTCCCTGTCTTATTAGCAAGAGAAGAACAAAAAGTATTGTTGTTTCAAGGAGCAAACTTCAACACTCTAAATTAAATTTCCGcattcaaaaaaaaaggaaggtgATCATAATTCAGCACACGAATTACCATTAgttaggaaaaattacagaaatataacaatatagatttaaggaaaatacaacaacaacaataacatgcctagtgtaatcccacaagtggcgTTTGGGGAGGGTAGCATGTACACAAAcctaccttgggaggtagagaggttgttttcaatagaccctcggctcaagaaaAGGCATATCAAAGAAAATCGAAAAAGAAATAACGGAAGTGAAGAAATCATGGCAAAGcattcaagataaaaaaggaacagtaactacaacaaaatagtgTGATAATCAAAGTACAAGAGACAATAGACAGTAACAAAAATCAAAGGACAAGAAACTATAGGAGAAATACTACGACTACCAGTATAGATTTAAGGAAACTATATTacaactaggggtgtacataaccgggttggttcgggtttttcaaatattaaaccAAACCGTTtgtgtaaaaaaatttaaatttataaaccaaacccaactaataaaattcggattttttcgggtttttcaacctcgagttggttcggatttttcaaataccaaaccaaaccactgTGTcgaatttataaatttataaatcaaaccaaactaataaaccttggattttttcagatttttggattttttcgtaaacgttgcatacaaacatataattaacttgtgctccaaatatttctttagtccaaccaaaatacaattatctaaggtatttcttaagaaaataacacaaaatatgagatgagtactgatgacactaaaatatttaataaaaaataataatgaaatcatcatatcaaataaatattgcaaagtcataatgaaaatgatcataatttaaaagtactaaatcatgctaaaataagtttaataagtattagttacattactaaatatttaaggaaaattaaaattagattatgtattttaattgtctaaaccaatgtaaaactaaagaacaaatattcaatattattgtcattcttagtgttgaattgattttctttttgcattagtattaatttgatttttaagttttattataattatcaacatctatgaactataatctttattggaccattccgaattctaagttttaaacttgaaataatatattaaaattacatatataatatcgggttggtttggtcttgggttggttttttttagttaaaaccaaaccaacccaaatatagcaggtttttttttccaataccaaaccaagtcaaaccaaaccactagtcgggtttttttttcgatttgactcggtttgcggtttggttcggttttgtacacctcTAATTACAACAATAAGAAAGAAAACATAAGGTCATTAACAAACTCTAAAAACTTAACAGAGAACACAAATAGAAACTCTACTGCAACAACATAATATAGCCCATGATTTAATACAAGCAATTAAACAGAAACAAAAGAACAAAGCTAAAACCTTGGCTGTAAATCAGCAGCAAGTCCAAAAAGCTCCTCTGAAGGGTCATACATAGCCTATCAATACAAGAAGTTAAATGTAAGCCCTCTTATGAGAATGTGTTCCAAGAAATAACAGGTTAATATCACTTAGGTCATTTAACTATATACTATAATGTTAAAGTCACAAATgccattaaaataatttaattttattcaatataaCAGTTAAACTTTACTGCTAACACTAAGGGGGTCGTGTCTGGTAACTGGTTAGAATTATGCAACTATTAGTAATGCAAGTATTAGTTATACTAACATTAGTTATACAAGTTTCTAAATtacaaaacataataattttatacataaataactaTCTACCAAACATTGTATAACTTATGTAAatattaatacataaataagttACCTCTTTACTAGCTATCAAATAAGCCcctaacaacaacaacaatatatatatatatacccgCTGTAATTCCACTGGTGGTATCTGGAAAGGATAGAATGTACGCTAACCTTATCTGAGGTAGAAAAGTTATTTCCGACTAACACTAAAGTCACAACTAAAATTTGTTGAACTTAACTCACTATTCAATGAACATTAGTCACAATTAAGTAAAGTTACTAAAGTTTACTCACTACACATTAGTGATTTATACTGACACTAAGTAAAGTTACAATCTTGTAGCTATAATGTCATCCTTTTTAgtgtgacaaaaaataattttgtgactttaatttaaaaaaagaagaaaaaaaggggaaaaaatctcaatacctgattttGTTTGATGGGTGATACAGAACCATCATTATTAGTGAAAGAAGGTAAAATGGGTAAATAAAAGAAGCTAAGCTTAGTTTTTGAAGGTGGTAATATCCAATAATGCAAATTCTTGTTACAATATCTCCATTGAGGCAACATTGATGACCATATTGTTGTTGACATTGTACATAGgattttcttgaaattgaaagaGCAAAGGAGTAACTTAAaatggagatttttttttttgatgttttttaaGGAGTTATGTGGATGAAGAGAAGACAGcaaaattttattgttttatcctATGCTTTTggtctcattttttttattttttgtgtgtggaTAATGTGggaaaattacaaaaatggTCCTTTATATTTGAGATTGGTTCAAAGTAGTCtattaagtatatttttatgtaCTTCTGATCCTCTAAATTTGCTTAAGTGACCTTTTTTGGTCtcgatcaaatatttaataaactctgatggttgatttagtgatctcaaatatttaataaacaGGATTTAACATGAACTCACGTTTAGTGGTGCAATTTTTGtgatttatgattattttttgtgCAACTTTAATTTGAGGTGAAGTTTGAAACTTCGAATATATCTATTGTTAATGTTATATTGTAGtcttttttgaaatggtttgtgAAATTGTTAAATTTAGCAACTgaaatttgttaaatattttgatgGAAGTGAGTTTGAGACTCGACTTTCAATTTCATGATGGATTTTTTGATCGGGTGGTGGTGGATTGTATTTTGACTTCATATGTAAtgcaaataaataataatgtgaaATAATTCTTGCAAGTCAATTATTAAAGCACTCGAGTTCTACATgtaacattaaattttaaaatacagtATCATTTACTCATAAAAATATGATAGATATGTATCGATCCGTATTttactctatttatttttatctatatatgTGAATGTAATTATTACCTATTTTATGTTGACATCTATTCAACTCATTTATATTTAACCAATTCGTCCATTTATCAATGTTGATCACATGATTTAGATAAACTTCACTACGTATTTTTGAACAAtgcatttttcatgaaaaatattttctttcccAACAAACACATctaaattatttgttatataagtaagggaaaaaagacaaatatacccccgaactatcgtaaatggtatgtagataccctccgtcatatttTGAGGACATTTGTGCCCCTGCCgttcaaaaactagagcatatatgcccttcactctaacgaaagactaaatagggacacatgACACGATTTTATCCATCGAactgatatttaataaatgtcgggtcAATGAATAAGATTATGCCACGTGTAtatccgttagtataaagggtatatatgctctatgTTTTAGACAGCAGAAacatcaatgtcccaaaagtatgacggaaaatatctgcataccatttacgatagttcaaggtatatttatcctttttcctgTAAGTAAATCCAATTGGAAGTTTAATTTAGTTTCATTTCTATTAACACACTTCTCCTCAAAGTGTCTGTTTAAACACTAGGGGTATCCAATAGAAAACTCTTGAGAGCTTGCTCCAAGAAGAAGCCTTTCCAAATTCCATTCTTGGTTCAGCAAAATTCTTGtaaaaagattgaatctttgtTACCCCTTTTGCCAAAAATCTCTTGAAGCCATGTCCAATTTCTCTCTTTCTCCTTCACCTACTTCAGGTTTTAGCCTTAACCTCCAAAACCCTACTAAAACCTCTTATCTCTCTTTTTCCTCTTCCATTAATACCATTTTTGCTCCTTTAAGTTCCAACACACCGAAAAGCTTTTCTGGTTTGACCCACAAAGCAGCTTTGCCTAGAAATCTTTCTTTAACATGTCGCCATTCTGATTATTTTGAACCCCAACAGCAGCAACAACAGCCACATGGTAAACTCTGTTAAGTTTTGCATATTCTTAGTATTTCCCATTTTATCTTCCTATTTATATAAGCAAAAAACTGTAGCTATTACTGTGGATTGGTTTTGGGTGCTAGAGGTTTAAATGGCTTTTCCTGCAATGTGAAGTGGTGTTGCTAATTTTTCCCTAATTGCTTCATATGTTCAActcaaaatagtgaatttttgtttgatttactGTGGTTTGTAATGGGTGCAGACTGACTGCAATctatttatatgtataattttatcgGTCATATGTATACATAATCCAAATGGAAAACAGTAGCTCTGGTTGAACCCACTGTGAAATGTGAATGGTTTGATATGCTCTGCCTGTAAGGTCTTGTGGATGTGTTTTTATGAAGTGTTTGTaatggaaaaggaaaaggagtaCTTTTTAGTTTCTCAATACTAGTCAtcatcaacaaataaaaattgaaatttttttgtctcCCTGCTACCTTGTGTTTTTGTCTTTCTAGTTTCTAGTATATTGTTCTTAGAACACAAATAAGAACAGTCTTGGTATATTTGATCTAAATAATTGCTTTGTCTGgtcaattttgttattttcatttcATGTTGTGGTAGAACTAAAAATGTCCTTGGTTTTTAGGGGCATCTACACCTAAGGTTTTTGTTGGATACTCAATATACAAAGGGAAGGCAGCTCTCACTGTGGAGCCTCGGTCGCCAGAGTTCTCACCTTTAGATGTATGCTTCCTCATGTGTGTTGGTTGTTGCTCTTCTGTTTAATCTGTATTAGTCATTGAGGAAATTGTAATTTAATGCTGCTTTGGCGGTTCTAAATTATGGAGCAGTCAGGGGCCTTCAAGCTGTCAAAAGAGGGTATGGTGATGCTTCAATTTGCACCTGCTGCTGGTGTTCGACAATATGATTGGAGTAGAAAACAGGTAATCATTACCTTAATTTCTCTCTTTGACCCACTGCTGAATACATTTTCTATGTGCTTCTCTTATCCATGAATTGCGGTGAGAATAAGctttgttaaaataaattagatagTAGACATGTAGTAGTTTTGTGGTAGGTGTGCACTTGACACTTTTAGCTAACACAGTGTGTGTGCCATGTAATCAGGCCATGATTTCTGCTCTCCTTATGTTGATTTTGAAGTGCCTTTCTCAGTATTTGCGTGTTTTCAGGTCTTCTCACTGTCAGTGACTGAAATTGGATCTATTATCAGCCTTGGGGCAAAAGATTCATGTGAGTTTTTCCATGATCCAAACAAAGGAAGAAGGTAAACCTACATCATTTTGCGTGGTCATAAAACCTAGTACCCACTGTTTGGCAATTAGCTCCAGTTACCATCTATAGACCGTCCTGGTTATATTTGTTGATCTTAATGTATTTGTAGGCTAAACATACACTATTTTATTACCTTCTTTGAGATcaatatatttaattgataGGATCCTATCAGTGGGGAATTAATATGTATTATCATCAGTTTAAGTTCTAAGAAGGCATTTTATGTGTGCTTTACAGTGATGAAGGTAGAGTCAGGAAAGTGTTGAAGGTTGAGCCACTTCCAGATGGTTCTGGCCACTTCTTTAATCTCAGTAATTACCTTCTTCCTTCACTCTATTACAGTGAAAATTGGACATTTATTTTTGAACTGTAGAACATGACTTGTTTGCCTTCCATCCTAAATGAATGCAGGTGTTCAGAACAAGCTTATTAATTTGGACGAGAACATTTACATTCCGGTTACAAAGGCAGAGTTTGCAGTTCTTGTCTCAGCATTCAATGTAAGCTGAAGCTGGTTTCTAGTTTTCTTTCTTGATGTATAGTCTTCGTTTGTTTTCTCACCCGTGTGTATACCATTAATGCTAAAGAGTGAATTTTGCCAAAGTTCGTGCGCACATATAACTAGCTGTTTATGCAGTGTATAGGTTCAGTTCCCTTAATATTCGTTCAAATTCCCTAATCAGGAGTAGACGTTAAGTTTAGACCATAAGTATTGATAGCCCCATAGTTTGATGTTGACATGGATGAGAAAGGATAAAGAAATGAGATCAGAGGCAACTTGTGAAAGCTTAACTTGGCTTTCCTAGTTGAGTCACTTAGAATCTTCCTATTTTAGGAAATTGCTTGCTTTTTTAGCCACCCCTGGACCTTGCCAGTGGCTAGAATCCATCGCAGTGCACCTTGTGCTTTGTTGTGAAAACCTTGAATTTGAGTCGACGAGGTTTCTCCTGTTACTTTCTTGcattttgaaacaaaaatatgCAGTGGAAgctgaatctttttttttaaaagtgccTCATGTTATACTACAAGTTAAATCATCTTAGAACGAAGCTACAAGGCGTCACGTATAAATCAGGCCATATAAATCTTTGCTAACAACagttctttgagattgttgttggTGTTGTCATTTCACAGTGGTTCTTTCTGGTTGATGCTTATTCTCTTCTTGGTTTCTACTCAGTGTTACCTCTTCTAACATGTTTTCTGCTGAATTTATGCAGTTTGTTATGCCATACCTTTTAGGTTGGCACACTGCCGTAAATTCCTTCAAGCCTGAAGATACCAGTCGCTCAAACACTGCTAATCCAAGATCAGGTGCTGAACTTGAATGGAATCGATAGTTCTGGTGAAGCTACAAGCACATTGCCTGTACTACGATTGCAGGGGCAAGATGTTCC
The DNA window shown above is from Solanum stenotomum isolate F172 chromosome 6, ASM1918654v1, whole genome shotgun sequence and carries:
- the LOC125869065 gene encoding uncharacterized protein LOC125869065; amino-acid sequence: MSTTIWSSMLPQWRYCNKNLHYWILPPSKTKLSFFYLPILPSFTNNDGSVSPIKQNQAMYDPSEELFGLAADLQPRKAISSASSPRSWFGPNGQYIRELPCPSCRGRGYTPCTECGIERSNLDCSLCNGKGMITCHQCGGDCVIWEESIDERPWEKARSSSPLKVKEDDEVDDLDIKLDAKRKTKRVYQSPNTEVNLKISRSLKSLNAKTGLFSKRMKIIHGDPMLHAQRVAAIKKAKGTPAARKRASESMKSYFRNPDNRRKRSISMKGVKFYCRHCGQEGHRSNYCPEIRDNMDRHYRCGLCGTKGHNRRTCLKLSLIVPKKTVKVNHHCSKCQRSGHNRRTCHQKNEFDTKVVATIKTRVKRTYSCSVCLGKGHNARTCLHKNNSKSR
- the LOC125868298 gene encoding single-stranded DNA-binding protein WHY1, chloroplastic, with the translated sequence MSNFSLSPSPTSGFSLNLQNPTKTSYLSFSSSINTIFAPLSSNTPKSFSGLTHKAALPRNLSLTCRHSDYFEPQQQQQQPHGASTPKVFVGYSIYKGKAALTVEPRSPEFSPLDSGAFKLSKEGMVMLQFAPAAGVRQYDWSRKQVFSLSVTEIGSIISLGAKDSCEFFHDPNKGRSDEGRVRKVLKVEPLPDGSGHFFNLSVQNKLINLDENIYIPVTKAEFAVLVSAFNFVMPYLLGWHTAVNSFKPEDTSRSNTANPRSGAELEWNR